In Mangifera indica cultivar Alphonso chromosome 1, CATAS_Mindica_2.1, whole genome shotgun sequence, a single genomic region encodes these proteins:
- the LOC123195968 gene encoding protein RICE SALT SENSITIVE 3-like, translating into MVGSGAGDRSKEAVGMMALHEALRSVCLNSDWTYSVFWTIRPRPRVRGGNGCKVGDDNGSLMLMWEDGFCRGRVADCLEEMDCEDPVRKAFSKMSIQLYNYGEGLMGKVASDKCHKWVFKEPTECEPNISNYWQSSFDALPPEWTDQFESGIQTIAVIQAGHGLLQLGSCKIIPEDLHFVLRMRHTFESLGYQSGFYLSQLFSSTRNNSSSAAIPLNQSAIPTRPPPPLFNWGQRPNPIPSSTSMLASPNFQNPARHGFPQTKDETHMFLLPHASETRMEDIMGEHENDIKWPNGLSFFNALTARPDDAKLLFNPESFGNKPDQGHHSLILEGKDLNPNSDVGANPNEFLSLDSHPENARKMDNKFTRSFTLPARMASSSSSTSVDQHQQQMEFRNPEPGMYNDVMETFLE; encoded by the exons ATGGTGGGCTCAGGAGCAGGAGATAGGAGCAAAGAAGCCGTTGGGATGATGGCCCTTCATGAGGCCCTTAGAAGCGTCTGTCTCAACTCAGACTGGACTTATTCTGTTTTCTGGACTATTCGTCCTCGACC GCGAGTCCGAGGTGGTAATGGCTGCAAGGTTGGAGACGATAACGGCAGCTT GATGTTGATGTGGGAAGATGGGTTTTGCCGAGGAAGAGTTGCAGATTGTTTGGAAGAGATGGATTGTGAAGATCCTGTCAGAAAAGCTTTCAGCAAAATGtccattcaattatataattatggaGAAGG GTTAATGGGGAAGGTTGCCTCGGATAAGTGTCATAAATGGGTGTTCAAAGAGCCAACAGAATGTGAACCAAACATTTCCAACTACTGGCAGAGTTCTTTTGATGCC CTTCCTCCTGAATGGACTGATCAATTTGAGTCGGGCATTCAG aCCATTGCTGTTATTCAAGCTGGCCATGGCCTACTGCAATTGGGTTCCTGCAAGATT ATACCTGAAGACCTGCATTTTGTGCTAAGAATGAGGCATACATTTGAGTCTCTAGGTTATCAATCTGGTTTCTATCTATCCCAGTTGTTTTCTTCAACTAGAAACAATTCTTCTTCGGCTGCAATTCCTTTGAACCAATCTGCCATTCCAACTCGGCCTCCTCCTCCTCTCTTCAACTGGGGTCAGAGGCCAAATCCAATTCCATCTTCCACTTCTATGCTAGCATCGCCTAATTTTCAGAATCCTGCTAGGCATGGGTTCCCACAAACCAAAGATGAGACTCACATGTTTCTCCTCCCGCATGCATCTGAAACACGAATGGAAGATATCATGGGAGAACATGAAAATGACATTAAGTGGCCGAATGGGTTGTCTTTCTTCAATGCTCTTACTGCTAGGCCCGATGATGCCAAGCTTTTGTTTAACCCTGAGAGTTTTGGAAACAAACCAGACCAAGGTCATCATTCACTCATTCTCGAGGGAAAAGATTTGAATCCGAATTCAGATGTTGGTGCAAACCCAAATGAGTTCTTAAGCTTGGACAGTCATCCAGAGAATGCAAGGAAGATGGACAACAAGTTTACAAGGAGCTTTACCTTACCTGCAAGGAtggcttcatcttcttcttcaacatcaGTCGATCagcatcaacaacagatggaaTTTAGGAATCCTGAGCCAGGGATGTACAATGATGTTATGGAGACCTTCTTGGAATGA
- the LOC123195987 gene encoding SUMO-conjugating enzyme SCE1-like, with amino-acid sequence MHVLQGFFHPNVYPFVTVRLSVLKEDHGWRPATTVKQSLVVIWDMLNHPSPADTAQTNGYQLFIQDPTEYKGRVP; translated from the exons ATGCACGTTTTGCAAGGTTTCTTCCACCCTAATGTCTACCCTTTCGTAACTGTACGCCTGTCAGTCCTCAAGGAGGACCAT GGATGGAGACCAGCCACTACAGTGAAGCAAAGTTTGGTCGTCATTTGGGATATGCTGAACCATCCTAGTCCTGCTGATACTGCACAAACTAATGGGTATCAACTTTTCATCCAG GATCCTACTGAGTACAAGGGAAGGGTGCCATAG
- the LOC123195978 gene encoding uncharacterized protein LOC123195978, translated as MENRRQKSSSRELFSFPSTPNNQEQDSDFEFGCFTPDSPSQDPSRNSPADHLFFNGRLLPHSFPCDLQRPSSDNINVSISRAASRTSSVSSKDSLMSSRSNSTNSRSSSCSSARTSSSDNSERRLLYYSNKRNTCKATKASRIVTAQLYGSSQRWQHLTPVPAAVLMKRETSQRKNADGVALKDGLRSWSSSSLKRSASQGKENRRSSGDSAAAQGLCKRFFMAFLFACRECHAMEPSTKDGIYF; from the coding sequence ATGGAGAACCGACGCCAAAAGTCGAGCTCCCGGGAGCTCTTCTCCTTCCCCAGCACCCCAAATAATCAGGAGCAAGATTCTGACtttgaatttggttgttttactCCTGACTCTCCCTCGCAAGACCCTTCAAGAAACTCTCCTGCTGATCATCTTTTCTTCAATGGCCGCCTCTTGCCTCACTCTTTCCCCTGTGATCTGCAACGGCCTTCTTCTGATAACATCAATGTCAGTATATCCCGTGCCGCGAGTCGAACGAGCAGTGTTAGTAGCAAAGATTCGCTCATGTCTTCCAGAAGTAATAGCACTAACAGCAGGAGCAGTAGCTGCAGCAGCGCGAGAACAAGCTCGAGCGACAATTCGGAGAGAAGATTGTTGTACTACAGCAACAAACGCAACACATGTAAAGCGACGAAAGCGAGTAGAATCGTCACTGCTCAGCTGTACGGTTCTTCCCAGAGGTGGCAACATCTCACGCCCGTCCCTGCTGCAGTACTAATGAAACGTGAGACTTCGCAGAGGAAGAACGCTGACGGCGTTGCGTTGAAAGATGGGTTGAGATCATGGTCTTCATCATCGTTAAAGAGATCAGCCTCGCAAGGTAAAGAAAACAGGAGGAGTAGCGGTGACAGCGCAGCAGCTCAGGGGCTCTGCAAGAGATTTTTCATGGCGTTTTTGTTTGCTTGCAGAGAGTGTCACGCCATGGAACCATCCACAAAAGATGGCATTTATTTTTGA
- the LOC123214181 gene encoding probable protein phosphatase 2C 39, with protein MTGKELLDEMKETVGLGSSADSGEDYVVVQFKQIEDNELGLFAIFDGHLSHEIPDYLWTHLFETILNEPNFWTEPETAIRRAYSITDNTILEKAVDLGIGVCLL; from the exons ATGACCGGCAAAGAACTCCTCGATGAAATGAAG GAAACAGTTGGATTAGGTTCATCTGCTGATTCCGGAGAAGACTATGTTGTTGTGCAGTTCAAGCAGATTGAGGACAACGAGCTTGGTTTATTTGCAATATTTGATGGGCATTTGAGCCATGAAATTCCTGACTATTTGTGGACACATTTATTTGAGACGATCTTAAATGAG CCTAACTTCTGGACTGAACCAGAGACTGCAATCCGGAGAGCTTATAGTATTACTGATAATACTATTCTGGAGAAAGCAGTTGATTTGGGTATTGGAGTTTGTTTACTTTGA
- the LOC123214174 gene encoding squamosa promoter-binding protein 1-like: MDVTSLEAMRSLKEKMSIGYEVTDNDMEEEEEDGAGDGFVDDEKKKKVMGRRGSRIGFGGASPPCCLVEKCGANLTDAKRYHKRHKVCELHSKAPVVVVSGLRQRFCQQCSRFHELSEFDEAKRSCRRRLAGHNERRRKSSAEMISEGSSSRKGICPQSKEGQCKQQQGDARGKVLMQKPLQGNNTPYKHSQIR; the protein is encoded by the exons ATGGATGTTACAAGCCTTGAAGCTATGCGTTCGTTGAAAGAAAAGATGAGCATCGGTTATGAAGTTACAGACAATGacatggaagaagaagaagaggacgGTGCTGGTGATGGATTTgtagatgatgaaaagaagaagaaagtgatggGAAGAAGAGGGTCTCGTATTGGTTTTGGTGGGGCGTCGCCGCCTTGTTGCCTTGTTGAGAAGTGTGGAGCTAACTTAACTGATGCAAAACGCTACCACAAGCGTCACAAGGTGTGTGAGCTTCATTCCAAGGCTCCTGTTGTCGTTGTTTCTGGTCTCAGGCAAAGGTTTTGTCAGCAATGCAGCAG gTTCCATGAGCTATCTGAATTTGATGAAGCCAAAAGGAGTTGTCGTCGGCGTCTGGCTGGTCACAACGAGAGGCGTAGGAAGAGCTCAGCTGAAATGATCAGCGAAGGCTCATCAAGTCGAAAAGGCATCTGTCCTCAGTCGAAAGAGGGTCAGTGTAAGCAGCAGCAGGGTGATGCTAGAGGCAAAGTTCTGATGCAAAAGCCTCTCCAAGGGAATAACACCCCTTACAAGCATTCACAGATCAGATAA
- the LOC123192471 gene encoding uncharacterized protein LOC123192471, with product MAENVGDTAKKTMDGAWKAAKEGAENLKKTVGVHHIDEDDEGYNFNNDDIREDPAVIEVCKIDDPIDTPEYRSIEEVNRAGGYDKVHYG from the coding sequence ATGGCAGAAAATGTTGGAGACACAGCTAAGAAAACAATGGATGGTGCATGGAAAGCAGCCAAGGAAGGTGCTGAAAATCTCAAGAAAACAGTAGGTGTTCACCATAttgatgaggatgatgaaggttataattttaataatgatgaCATTCGTGAGGATCCTGCAGTTATTGAGGTCTGTAAGATTGATGATCCTATTGACACTCCGGAATATAGAAGCATTGAAGAAGTGAATAGAGCAGGAGGATACGATAAGGTCCACTAtggttaa
- the LOC123222443 gene encoding phytosulfokine receptor 2-like: MVVLGFIPATFFKWILFAYFVCTSLGLTTQKQVCDPNDLLGLQEFAKSFSNGTIFASWSNYIICCQWDGVVCDDQSNVSVPSRVVMLKLARKGLKGMIPNSIASLDQLKSLDLSFNHLQGVLPVEFSNLKQLEFLDLSHNNLSGPVSGLLSGLRMIRSLNVSSNSFNGNLSELREFPNLAVFNVSNNSFTGNLNSKIWSASNGIQVLDFSMNHFVGKLEGLENCSSSLKELHLDYNSLAGVLPDALYSISSLQQLTLSKNFFYGPVNDNLSKLTRLKFLIMSGNQLSGQIPNVFGNLTNLEILDVSSNSFYGHLPSSLALCSKLHVLDLRNNSLTGQIDLNFTGLPGLYTLELASNHFSGPLPSSLSDCRELKVLSLAKNNLTGQIPESFTKLTSLFFLSLSNNSFVDLPRALSVLQTCKNLTTLILTKNFIGEKIPENGSGFVSLMVLALGNCGLKGHIPVWLLSCKKLQVLDLSWNHLDGNIPLWMGQMENLFYLDFSNNSLTGEIPTKLADLKGLIYNNCGSSNLTASTGIPLYVKRNQSGNGLQYHQASSFPPSIYLSNNRINGTIPPEIGRLKQLHILDLSRNNISGSIPSSISEMTNLESLDLSFNDLTGSIPPSFSKLTFLSKFSVAFNHLQGAIPSGGQFYSFPASSFEGNPGLCGGVDSPCGPKDTKLKPGIPSGSKSKIGRGTIIGITFSIGIGIAILLVVVLLKMSRRDKEDRINDLDEELSWPRRLSEGRGSSRLVLFQNSDCKDLTCADLLKSTNNFNQANIIGCGGFGLVYKANLPNGTKAAIKRLSGDCGQMEREFQAEVEALSRAQHKNLVSLQGYCRHGSDRLLIYSYMENGSLDYWLHECVDKDSILKWDVRLKIAQGASRGLAYLHKVCEPHIVHRDVKTSNILLDEKFEAHLADFGLSRLLRPYDTHVTTDLVGTLGYIPPEYSQTLTATCRGDVYSFGVVLLELLTGRRPVEVCKGKNCRDLVSWVFQMKSEKRESEIMDPSIWDKDREKQLLDMLEIACKCLHQDPRQRPLIEEVVLSLHSIGTQPVQQ; this comes from the coding sequence ATGGTGGTACTGGGATTTATTCCTGCGACTTTCTTCAAATGGATATTGTTTGCCTACTTTGTTTGTACCTCTCTGGGTCTCACTACCCAAAAGCAAGTTTGTGATCCAAATGATTTGTTGGGTCTCCAAGAATTTGCTAAAAGCTTCTCAAATGGGACTATTTTTGCATCATGGTCTAATTATATCATTTGCTGTCAGTGGGATGGAGTTGTTTGTGATGATCAGAGTAATGTATCAGTTCCAAGTAGAGTGGTCATGTTGAAGCTGGCAAGAAAGGGTTTGAAAGGGATGATTCCAAACTCTATAGCCAGTTTGGATCAACTGAAATCGCTTGATCTTTCTTTCAATCATCTTCAAGGGGTATTACCAGTTGAGTTCTCAAATTTGAAGCAGCTGGAATTTCTTGATTTGAGCCATAACAATCTATCAGGACCAGTTTCAGGACTGCTTTCTGGTTTGAGAATGATACGGTCGCTGAATGTTTCTAGTAATTCATTCAATGGGAACTTGTCAGAGCTCAGGGAATTTCCGAATCTTGCTGTGTTCAACGTAAGCAACAATTCATTCACTGGGAATCTTAATTCCAAAATCTGGAGTGCCTCAAATGGGATTCAGGTTCTTGACTTTTCAATGAATCATTTTGTTGGCAAGCTTGAAGGCTTAGAGAATTGCAGCTCTTCTCTTAAAGAATTACATCTGGATTACAATTCACTTGCAGGCGTTCTTCCAGATGCCTTGTATTCCATTTCATCCTTGCAGCAACTCACACTCTCCAAAAATTTTTTCTATGGCCCAGTAAATGATAACTTGAGTAAGCTCACTAGGCTTAAATTCTTGATTATGTCTGGAAATCAGTTGTCAGGTCAAATTCCTAATGTGTTTGGAAACCTTACAAACCTAGAAATATTAGATGTATCCTCAAATTCATTTTATGGGCATTTGCCTTCAAGTCTTGCTCTATGTTCAAAGCTCCATGTACTTGACCTTCGAAACAATTCTTTAACCGGTCAGATTGATCTTAATTTCACTGGATTACCTGGTCTTTACACTCTTGAACTTGCCTCTAATCATTTTTCTGGGCCCCTTCCAAGTTCCCTATCTGATTGCCGAGAATTGAAAGTTTTGAGCTTggcaaaaaataatttgactggCCAAATCCCTGAGAGTTTCACCAAGCTTAcatctcttttctttctctcattgTCAAACAATAGTTTTGTAGACTTACCTAGGGCACTTAGTGTGCTGCAAACGTGCAAAAATCTCACCACTCTTATACTTACAAAGAATTTCATTGGTGAGAAAATTCCAGAAAATGGGAGTGGGTTTGTAAGCTTGATGGTTTTAGCACTGGGAAATTGTGGCCTTAAAGGCCACATCCCTGTTTGGTTGTTGAGTTGCAAGAAGTTACAAGTGCTCGATTTGTCATGGAATCACCTGGATGGCAACATCCCTCTGTGGATGGGTCAGATGGAGAATTTGTTCTACTTGGACTTCTCAAATAACTCGCTTACAGGTGAAATCCCAACAAAGTTGGCAGATCTCAAGGGtctcatttataataattgtggTTCCTCCAACCTCACTGCTTCTACTGGCATTCCTCTATATGTGAAAAGAAACCAGAGTGGTAATGGTCTGCAGTACCACCAGGCGTCGAGTTTCCCTCCATCAATATACTTAAGTAATAATAGAATAAATGGGACAATCCCGCCTGAAATTGGGCGTTTGAAGCAGCTCCATATCCTGGATTTGAGCAGAAACAACATTTCTGGTTCCATCCCCAGTTCCATTTCAGAGATGACTAATTTGGAATCATTAGACCTCTCATTCAATGATCTAACTGGGTCAATACCCCCATCATTTTCTAAACTCACATTCCTGTCAAAGTTTAGTGTGGCATTTAATCACTTGCAGGGAGCAATTCCATCTGGAGGACAATTTTATAGCTTTCCTGCTTCAAGCTTTGAGGGTAACCCTGGTCTTTGTGGAGGAGTAGATTCTCCTTGTGGCCCTAAAGACACAAAGCTGAAGCCTGGTATTCCTTCCGGTTCAAAAAGTAAAATTGGTCGAGGCACCATCATTGGCATAACATTCAGCATAGGGATTGGGATAGCAATCCTCCTTGTAGTCGTTCTGCTGAAAATGTCGAGGAGAGATAAGGAGGACCGAATTAATGATTTAGATGAAGAACTGAGCTGGCCACGCAGATTATCTGAAGGACGTGGTTCTTCAAGATTGGTGCTTTTCCAGAACTCAGATTGCAAGGATCTTACTTGTGCAGACTTGTTGAAATCTACAAACAATTTTAACCAAGCAAATATAATTGGTTGTGGTGGATTTGGCCTGGTTTACAAAGCCAACCTTCCCAATGGAACAAAGGCTGCAATCAAAAGGCTTTCTGGGGATTGTGGTCAAATGGAGCGTGAATTCCAAGCAGAAGTGGAAGCCCTATCCAGAGCTCAGCATAAAAACCTTGTTTCTCTTCAAGGTTATTGTCGGCATGGTAGTGATAGATTGTTAATTTACTCTTACATGGAGAATGGAAGCTTGGATTATTGGCTTCATGAGTGTGTTGATAAGGATTCAATTCTCAAATGGGATGTTAGACTCAAGATAGCTCAAGGTGCTTCACGTGGATTAGCTTACCTGCACAAGGTATGTGAGCCACATATTGTTCATAGAGATGTGAAAACCAGCAACATTCTTTTGGATGAAAAGTTCGAAGCTCATTTGGCTGATTTTGGTCTTTCAAGGCTACTTCGTCCGTATGATACTCATGTCACAACAGATTTGGTTGGCACTTTAGGTTATATTCCTCCAGAATACAGTCAGACATTAACAGCAACATGCAGGGGTGATGTTTACAGTTTTGGTGTTGTTCTTCTAGAGCTTCTTACCGGTAGAAGGCCTGTTGAAGTTTGCAAAGGAAAAAACTGTAGGGATTTAGTATCATGGGTGTTTCAGATGAAGTCCGAAAAACGGGAGTCAGAGATCATGGATCCTTCAATCTGGGACAAGGATAGAGAGAAGCAGCTCTTAGACATGCTCGAAATTGCATGTAAGTGTCTACACCAGGATCCAAGGCAGAGACCGTTAATAGAAGAAGTTGTTTTATCGCTACATAGTATTGGAACCCAGCCTGTTCAGCAATGA